In one Pseudarthrobacter oxydans genomic region, the following are encoded:
- the deoC gene encoding deoxyribose-phosphate aldolase codes for MSNEATPSVQAAATGAAGSGSIASFIDHTLLKPEASEAEVLKVCAEAAEYGFKSVCVNPIWVKTVKKALKGSGVLTCSVVGFPLGATPTDVKTFEARGAVLDGADEVDMVISIAAARAGDKGALVEDIASVAEAVHASGAILKVIIETALLTDSQKVLACEAAVEAGADFVKTSTGFNGGGATVEDIALMRRTVGPGLGVKASGGVRSLADAQAMIAAGATRIGASSGIAIVKGEQGSSGY; via the coding sequence ATGAGCAACGAAGCCACCCCTTCCGTTCAGGCTGCAGCCACCGGCGCCGCGGGCTCCGGCAGCATAGCGTCCTTCATCGACCACACGCTGCTGAAGCCGGAGGCCAGTGAGGCTGAGGTCCTCAAGGTCTGTGCGGAAGCAGCTGAATACGGCTTCAAGTCCGTATGCGTCAACCCCATCTGGGTCAAAACGGTGAAGAAGGCCCTCAAGGGATCCGGCGTCCTGACCTGCTCGGTGGTGGGGTTCCCGCTGGGTGCCACCCCCACCGACGTCAAGACCTTCGAAGCCCGGGGCGCAGTGCTGGACGGTGCGGACGAAGTGGACATGGTCATCAGCATCGCCGCCGCCCGGGCCGGGGACAAAGGGGCGCTTGTCGAGGACATCGCCTCGGTGGCGGAGGCCGTGCACGCCAGCGGGGCCATCCTGAAAGTCATCATCGAAACCGCGCTGCTCACCGACAGCCAGAAAGTCCTTGCCTGCGAAGCCGCAGTGGAGGCAGGCGCAGACTTCGTGAAGACCTCAACGGGCTTCAACGGCGGCGGCGCTACGGTGGAGGACATCGCCCTGATGCGCAGGACTGTGGGGCCTGGCCTGGGCGTCAAGGCCTCCGGCGGGGTGCGGTCCCTTGCAGACGCGCAGGCTATGATTGCAGCAGGTGCAACACGTATTGGTGCGAGCTCCGGAATTGCCATTGTCAAGGGTGAACAGGGTTCATCCGGCTACTGA